A genome region from Alteripontixanthobacter maritimus includes the following:
- a CDS encoding alpha/beta hydrolase has product MDITKAAIATIALMSSSVLMAHDARPITAAGPDGELAGTLLAPAEGKPLVLIIPGSGPTDRDGNSPLGISASTYRMLAEDLAARGIGSLRIDKRGMFGSAAAVKDANAVTIDDYVQDIAAWIAAARMETSAECIWLAGHSEGGLVALSAAGEVDNLCGLILIAAPGRPLGMIMREQFTANPMNAPILPDAMAAIDALEAGERVDVSAMHPALQGVFAPQVQGFLIDLFARDPAALIADTDLPVLIVQGEADIQVASADAKALSTAQPVARFASLPGVNHVLKDVGNADRAQNMASYANPELPIAPTVTVAIADFVLDQQE; this is encoded by the coding sequence ATGGATATTACCAAAGCTGCAATCGCAACAATTGCCCTTATGTCGAGCAGCGTTCTGATGGCGCATGACGCCCGGCCTATCACCGCTGCAGGACCGGACGGCGAACTTGCCGGAACGCTTCTTGCTCCAGCCGAAGGCAAGCCGCTGGTGCTGATAATCCCTGGCTCTGGACCGACCGACCGCGATGGCAACAGCCCGCTTGGCATAAGCGCCTCGACCTATCGGATGTTGGCAGAGGATCTGGCGGCGCGCGGTATCGGGTCCCTCAGAATCGACAAGCGCGGAATGTTCGGCAGCGCGGCAGCGGTAAAGGACGCCAACGCGGTTACGATCGACGATTATGTTCAGGATATCGCTGCATGGATTGCCGCCGCCCGCATGGAAACGAGTGCGGAATGCATCTGGCTGGCCGGGCATAGCGAGGGTGGTCTGGTAGCGCTTTCGGCAGCTGGCGAAGTGGACAACCTGTGCGGTCTCATACTGATCGCCGCACCAGGCCGGCCGCTGGGCATGATAATGCGCGAACAGTTTACAGCCAACCCGATGAACGCGCCGATCCTGCCGGATGCCATGGCGGCGATCGATGCGCTGGAAGCCGGCGAGCGGGTGGATGTCAGTGCAATGCATCCGGCGCTGCAGGGGGTGTTCGCACCGCAAGTGCAGGGGTTTCTGATCGACCTGTTTGCGCGCGATCCGGCTGCGCTGATTGCGGATACCGATTTGCCGGTACTGATCGTGCAGGGTGAAGCCGACATTCAAGTTGCGAGTGCCGATGCAAAAGCGCTTTCTACCGCGCAACCCGTTGCGCGATTTGCCAGCCTGCCCGGCGTAAATCATGTGCTGAAAGATGTGGGGAATGCCGACCGGGCGCAGAATATGGCCAGCTATGCCAATCCGGAACTACCCATCGCCCCAACTGTAACCGTTGCCATCGCCGACTTCGTTTTGGACCAACAGGAGTAG
- a CDS encoding toxin-antitoxin system HicB family antitoxin — MAKKPQKKAFALRLDPAVHAAIERLAATELRSANAQIEMMLRDALKTRGIDVPTSKPARRGRPPKPETDAKE; from the coding sequence ATGGCGAAAAAACCCCAGAAGAAGGCCTTTGCCCTGCGGCTCGATCCGGCAGTCCATGCCGCGATCGAGCGGCTGGCCGCGACTGAATTGCGTTCCGCCAACGCGCAAATCGAGATGATGCTGCGCGATGCCCTAAAGACCCGTGGAATAGATGTACCGACAAGCAAGCCCGCCCGGCGGGGGCGTCCGCCCAAACCAGAAACCGATGCAAAGGAATGA